One genomic segment of Hordeum vulgare subsp. vulgare chromosome 2H, MorexV3_pseudomolecules_assembly, whole genome shotgun sequence includes these proteins:
- the LOC123430970 gene encoding uncharacterized protein LOC123430970, translated as MRLLPDLPRASSGVRQRRRRFPGAQRATGSPPARSGAFLPDPRAIHLLYPIRRHPTRHDLHDGARRDPMPAIAPKLGYETSDKARCARSDETLAVPHVRGGLHAAVQIQSSCWRHCLRSSTSLNHYFAHELEQGGYISVVKFCPTREELGAASGWKLVSSPICKDGATSMNSAAARAIKFMGNRRHKMLVDYNYEQLKQGQRKNISLRLGTQKKNEIKEQKKAHINITWSSDPSTASPLWWPWLQLRQT; from the exons GCGTCCGGCAACGTCGCCGCCGATTCCCAG GAGCTCAGCGCGCCACGGGATCTCCACCGGCCAGATCCGGTGCCTTCCTCCCGGATCCGCGCGCCATCCACCTCCTCTATCCGATTCGGCGCCACCCAACCCGCCATGACCTCCACGATGGCGCCCGCCGAGATCCTATGCCGGCCATTGCTCCAAAACTTGGTTATGAAACTTCAGATAAGGCTAGATGTGCCAGAAGCGACGAGACTCTGGCCGTGCCACATGTTCGTGGTGGCTTGCATGCAGCGGTACAAATTCAGA GTTCCTGTTGGAGACATTGTTTGAGAAGCTCTACCTCTCTAAACCACTACTTTGCGCATGAACTTGAGCAAGGGGGATATATATCGGTTGTTAAGTTTTGCCCCACAAGAGAGGAGCTGGGCGCTGCATCTGGCTGGAAATTGGTGTCAAGTCCCATATGCAAAGATGGAGCAACCTCGATGAATAGTGCAGCAGCCCGAGCAATCAAGTTCATGGGAAATCGGCGGCACAAGATGCTTGTTGATTACAACTATGAGCAGCTGAAGCAAGGGCAAAGAAAAAATATAAGCCTCAGACTTGGTACCCAGAAAAAGAACGAGATTAAGGAGCAAAAG AAGGCACATATCAACATAACTTGGAGTTCCGACCCATCGACTGCATCGCCACT GTGGTGGCCATGGTTACAGCTGCGGCAAACGTGA